In Pseudomonas fluorescens, the following are encoded in one genomic region:
- a CDS encoding LysR family transcriptional regulator: MDRLLSVEAFVRVAETGNFAKAAQQLGVTRSVITHRIQQLEQFINAPLFHRSTRHVRLSEVGETYYKECADMVAGFNSLTEHMRELRAKPTGKLRVQMLPGFAIGHFGRMLAEFTRLYPDIEVDVIVNDRVVDPIEEGFDVAFQMFPPMAETLIERKLFSVRRLFCMSPDYAEEFGVPTHPQELLQHKIALYEGYPSRNRWIFTRDDEQVELSLPGQVRSNSVHLLRDYAQTGVCIVCLPTLVASDDLLSGKLIPVLPEYALSSFNFSAVYPATQRRALKVRTLIDFLVDNFGDEPCWDKPLLERGWVR; the protein is encoded by the coding sequence ATGGATCGTTTACTCAGTGTCGAAGCCTTTGTGCGGGTGGCCGAAACCGGCAACTTCGCCAAGGCGGCCCAGCAACTGGGCGTGACTCGCTCGGTGATCACCCATCGCATCCAGCAACTGGAACAGTTCATCAACGCGCCGCTGTTCCACCGCAGCACCCGCCATGTGCGGCTCTCCGAAGTAGGCGAGACGTACTACAAGGAATGCGCCGACATGGTCGCGGGTTTCAACTCGCTGACCGAGCACATGCGCGAACTGCGGGCCAAACCCACCGGCAAATTGCGCGTGCAGATGCTGCCGGGCTTTGCCATCGGTCACTTCGGCCGAATGCTGGCCGAGTTCACCCGACTGTACCCGGACATCGAAGTCGACGTGATCGTCAATGACCGGGTGGTGGACCCCATCGAAGAAGGTTTCGATGTGGCGTTCCAGATGTTCCCGCCGATGGCCGAAACCTTGATCGAGCGCAAGCTGTTCAGCGTGCGCCGATTGTTCTGCATGTCGCCCGATTACGCCGAGGAGTTCGGCGTGCCCACCCATCCCCAGGAATTGTTGCAACACAAGATCGCCTTGTACGAAGGCTATCCGTCGCGCAATCGCTGGATCTTCACCCGCGACGACGAGCAAGTGGAACTGAGCCTGCCGGGCCAGGTGCGCTCGAACTCGGTGCATTTACTGCGCGATTACGCGCAGACTGGTGTGTGCATTGTCTGCCTGCCGACCCTGGTGGCCAGCGATGACTTGCTCAGCGGCAAGCTGATTCCGGTGTTGCCGGAGTATGCGTTGTCGTCGTTCAATTTCTCGGCGGTGTATCCCGCCACCCAGCGCCGGGCCTTGAAAGTGCGTACGTTGATCGACTTTCTGGTGGACAACTTCGGCGATGAGCCATGCTGGGACAAGCCCTTGCTGGAGCGTGGCTGGGTCCGTTGA
- a CDS encoding hydroxyquinol 1,2-dioxygenase encodes MSSAAIETVFGSLDNYTKGSVEIISGQASHYAFSNIFEVADLSGPYEKVVVGFNLGYVVESIRAEGQSPWYTAAHDEFAIVMDGEVRVDFLKLDAPLQAGEGTHLAGEMPAGKPMGYVLLKRGHQCLLPVGTAYRFEASRPGVILQQTIKGPLSVEKWADICFK; translated from the coding sequence ATGAGTAGCGCTGCAATCGAAACGGTCTTCGGCTCGCTGGACAACTACACCAAAGGGTCGGTTGAAATCATCAGCGGCCAGGCCAGTCACTACGCCTTTTCCAACATTTTCGAAGTGGCCGATCTTTCCGGCCCTTATGAAAAGGTCGTGGTCGGTTTCAACCTCGGCTACGTCGTTGAATCCATCCGCGCCGAAGGCCAGTCGCCCTGGTACACCGCCGCGCACGACGAGTTCGCCATCGTCATGGACGGTGAAGTGCGGGTGGACTTCCTCAAGCTCGATGCGCCGTTGCAAGCCGGCGAGGGCACGCACCTGGCCGGTGAAATGCCGGCGGGCAAACCGATGGGCTACGTGTTGCTCAAGCGCGGTCATCAGTGCCTGTTGCCGGTCGGCACCGCCTATCGCTTCGAAGCCAGTCGCCCGGGCGTGATTCTGCAGCAGACCATCAAAGGCCCGTTGTCGGTCGAGAAATGGGCAGACATCTGCTTCAAGTGA
- a CDS encoding branched-chain amino acid ABC transporter permease, with product MNALNNPALRFRVQRTTTSSTIGLSLLGLCVLILLSAPLWADRATLRLVVEFAYYLALAQMWNLLAGYAGMVSVGQQAFVGLGGYLLFMLASQFGVPPLVAVLLSGVLVALLAIPTALIVFRLRGAYFAIGTWVVAEVFRLGLAQMSSLGGGSGQSLPAAIVRQIGNDRDGRETLIYFTALAIAIAAVAVVFFLLRSRQGLALASIRDSEPASGSLGVDTFRTKLMVYVLAAGCTGVVGALIFLQKLRISPDAAFNLQDWTAVVIFIVIIGGIGTLEGPLIGTLIYFVLRGCLAQYGAVYMIILGVVAVVMMLKAPQGVWGLISERLGWQVFPMQRRLSAAPRP from the coding sequence ATGAATGCCTTGAACAACCCAGCACTTAGGTTTCGCGTACAACGCACGACCACCAGCAGCACCATCGGCCTGTCGTTGCTGGGCCTGTGCGTATTGATCTTGCTCAGTGCACCCTTGTGGGCCGACCGGGCGACCCTGCGCCTGGTGGTGGAGTTCGCCTATTACCTGGCGTTGGCGCAAATGTGGAACTTGCTGGCGGGCTACGCCGGCATGGTCTCGGTAGGGCAGCAGGCCTTCGTCGGTCTGGGCGGCTATCTGCTGTTCATGCTGGCGAGCCAATTCGGAGTGCCGCCCTTGGTCGCGGTATTGCTCTCCGGCGTGTTGGTGGCATTGCTGGCGATTCCCACGGCGCTGATCGTGTTTCGTCTGCGTGGCGCCTATTTCGCCATCGGTACCTGGGTGGTGGCGGAGGTCTTCCGTTTGGGCCTGGCGCAGATGAGCAGCCTCGGCGGTGGTTCCGGGCAAAGCCTGCCGGCGGCGATTGTGCGGCAGATCGGCAATGACCGGGACGGGCGCGAAACGCTGATCTATTTCACCGCGCTGGCCATCGCCATTGCCGCCGTGGCAGTGGTGTTTTTTCTGCTGCGCTCGCGTCAGGGCCTGGCACTGGCATCGATTCGTGATTCTGAACCAGCGTCCGGTAGCCTCGGTGTCGATACGTTCCGCACTAAATTGATGGTCTACGTACTGGCCGCCGGTTGCACGGGGGTGGTCGGGGCGCTGATCTTCCTGCAAAAACTGCGCATATCCCCGGACGCCGCGTTCAACCTGCAGGACTGGACGGCGGTGGTGATCTTTATCGTGATCATCGGCGGCATCGGCACCCTCGAAGGACCGTTGATTGGCACGCTGATTTACTTCGTATTGCGAGGCTGCCTGGCGCAGTACGGTGCGGTGTACATGATCATTCTTGGCGTGGTCGCGGTGGTGATGATGCTCAAGGCCCCGCAAGGGGTGTGGGGACTGATCAGCGAACGCCTTGGCTGGCAGGTTTTCCCGATGCAGCGGCGGTTGTCCGCTGCGCCCCGGCCATGA